ACTCTTCCACGATCACCGGTTACGACTACGACCAGGCGCTGATCCCCAAGCGCAGTGCCGATGAAGTGATTGCGGAAGACGATCAGCCCCTGAACCGTGTCAATGAAGAAGCCTGGGCCACACGCGAACTGATCTCTGAAACCCGCGCGAACATGTTCAACTGGTTGCCGGGTTACGATGATGAGTTGGGTAATCACTACGGCTACCGCCGTGAAACCCAGTCCGGTCCGTTGAAGCACGGCGAGACCTTCAGTTTCTACAGTGCCAACCTCGAGCGTCGCTACGGAGAAACCTATCCCGAATCTTATCTGGACACCTGGCAGAAGGTGACGGTTGATCGCATGCTGGATTGGGGATTTACCTCCCTCGGCAACTGGGCTGCGGACCCTTTTTACGAGCAGCAGCGCATTCCATTTGTAGCCTTTGCGGACATTATTGGTGAGTTCAGCACACTGAGCAGTGGCTTTGATTTCTGGCATCCTGTGCCTGACCCATACGATCCGCGTTTTTATGAGCGCGCGGTGGTCGCTGCCAAGTCTGTGAACCAGCAGATCCAGGGCAGTCCCTGGTGCATGGGCATTTTCTTCGACAATGAGCAGAGCTTCGGCCGCCTCGAGAGTGACGAGCTGCATTACGGTATCGTGATTAACACCTTGTCGCGCGATGCGTCTGATACACCGGCCAAAGGTGCATTCACCAAAGTACTGAAAGACAAGTACCGCACCATCGATGCGTTGAACAAGGCCTGGAATAAAAAAGTGGATTCCTGGGAAGCGTTCGAGAAGGGTATGGATTCCGCGCTCACCACCGATGCCCAGCGCGAAGACTACGCGACTCTGTTGTTCGAATACGGCAACCAGTACTTCGGCACCATCAACAAGGCGATGAAGTCCGTTATGCCGAATCACCTGTATCTCGGCTCCCGTCTACCGAGCTGGGGTATGCCGCCGGAAATCGTCAAGGCGGCGGGCAAGAATGTGGACATCATCAGCTACAACCTCTACGAGGAAGGGCTGGTGCCGTCCAAGTGGGATTTCCTCGCTGAAATCGACAAGCCCAGTCTGATTGGTGAGTTCAGTTTCGGTTCCGACGATCAGGGGCACTTCCACCCAGGTATCGTGATTTCCGCAGATCAGAAAGACCGTGGCCGTATGTTCAAGAACTATATGCACTCGTTTATCGATAACCCCTGGTTTGTGGGTGTGCATATGTTCCAGTACATGGATTCCCCGATCACCGGCCGCGCCTACGACGGTGAGAACTATGCCAATGGCTTTGTATCGGTGGCGGATGTTCCTTACGCGGAACTAGTCAAGGCGGCCAAGGAAGTCCATGAGGGGCTGTATGAGCGCCGCTTTGGCGATGTGAAGTCGGAAAAAGAGTAAACGCGCCTACGGCAAACCTAGGGCGATGAACGAAAGCGCGCTGTCCGCGAGGGCATCGCGCTTTTTTTTTGGCAAAACTGTGGGTTATGCCTGGCCTGTGGCACTAAAGGATTTACATTGCGTTTGGATGACTGTAGATTGTTGACAAAATGTGCTTTGTAAACAGAATAGTGAACACTCGACCCGGATAACAGAATGGCAAGCTGCTCATCCTTCATATTGGGTTTTTTGTAGTATTTTTTTCTCTAGCTAAATGGTTTCTTGGGGTGGTGGCGCTAGAGACGAGCTGCCGTCAGTCGGATGTTGATGGGGCAGAGCATTCAGGTGCTGCCGGTCAGCTCGAAAACCTTCCGCTAAACCTGGCTGTCGCACACGGGATTTCGGTGGGGGGCGAGGATCACCGGGCGTCGCTTTCACGTCTGCAGGTGGATGCCGGGGCTTCGCCTGTGAGGGCGGTCTTCTCCAGAATCACCTACGAGCCTGGGCTGAACTTCAGTCGGGGTGCGGCTGGAATTGGAGCCGCGTCGGAGCAGGCAAAAAAAGTGATTGATGTTAATTGTTAACAATATACAATGGTTTCATTGATTGAGGTCGAATCATTAGAAGTGTTGAAGTGCTAATAAAAAATCACGGATTTTGGGGTTCCTCCATGTTGATGGAAGTACAAGAGCAGGCCGCAGAGCTGCTGTCTTCGAGCACCATCGCTGCCACCAAGGTTGAGTATTACCAGATTCCTCTGGCGGAAGTACTCTCCGATGCGCGCCACGGTGACCATACCCACTTTGAAGTGCTGGTGTTTCGTGTGCGTTGCCAGGATGGCCTCGAAGGCGTGGGGTACACCTACACCGGCGGCCGCGGTGGTCTTGCCATTTACTCCCTGTTACAGGATGACATTCAGCCGCTGCTGGAAGGCCGCGATGCGTCGGACATCCTTGCTATCTGGGAGGGCATTCAGTCCCATCTCCATTATGTGGGCCGCGGTGGTTTGCTGAGCTTTGCGCTGTCAGCGGTAGATATCGCTTTGTGGGATCTGCGCTGCAAGCGTCTTGAGCTACCGCTGTGGAAAGTAGCTGGTGGTGCGGGCAATACCACCAAGTGTTATGCCGGCGGTATCGACCTGAATTTCTCCGAGACCAAACTGCTGGACAATATTTCCAACTACCTGGCCCGCGGGTTCAACGCGGTGAAGATCAAGGTCGGTAAGGAAAATTACAGGGAAGATGTTGCGCGGGTAGAGGCGGTGCGCAAGCTGATTGGTGACGACGTCACCTTCATGGTGGATGCGAACTACTCGATGACCATTGAGCAGGCGGTACGCTTTGGCCGCGCCATCGATCACTGCGATATTACCTGGTTCGAAGAGCCCACCATCCCCGATGACTATCTGGGGTATGGCCGTATTGCTGAGGCCATCAATATTCCCCTGGCGATGGGTGAGAATCTGCACACGGTGCATGAGTTCACTTACGCCATCGCGCAATCCAAGCTCGGATTTCTACAGCCGGATGCGTCCAATATCGGTGGTATCACCGGATGGTTGAAAGTCGCTGAGCTGGCCTACGCGCACAACCTGCCGGTGTGCAGCCACGGGATGCACGAATTGCATGTGTCGCTGATGGCAAGCCAGCCCCACGCGGGCTACCTGGAAGTGCACTCTTTCCCCATAGACGAATACACGACCCGTCCGATCGTGCTGGAAAACGGCCGCGCTGTTGCCTCCAGCGAGCCGGGTACCGGGGTGACTTTTGATGAAACCCTGCTGCGACCACACCTGGTCAAGCACTCTTAATAGGTGATGTTCATGCAAGCTCAAGCTGCTCAGTATGTCGGCAACAAATCGTTTGAAGTTGTAGAAGGGCGCTGTGAAGCGCCGGCGGCGGATGAGGTTCGCCTGAAAGTGGGTTATGTGGGTATCTGTGGTACCGACATGCATATCTATCACGGCGTGATGGATCAACGTGTAAAGCCACCGCAGGTTGTCGGCCATGAAATGTCTGGCGTTGTGGATGCGGTGGGTGAGAACGTAAAA
The nucleotide sequence above comes from Microbulbifer salipaludis. Encoded proteins:
- a CDS encoding beta-galactosidase, which encodes MSSTDSNLLAQDFVLENFNNGDIPGSVQVNNGTADLVDDGAGGKALQVKLNLADNNSAGLVIKPAEAWDWSEFSDFNLAFDVANHGEESVQIDVTMGDKNGDFYTRGLVVPADGTSRTYYAKLHGHDQEDPKAAAQNEFNFASGLRSNPPTWQSDDIMLHSFWGKKLLDLSGITQIAFGSDGSLSNRQYTIDNLRLRANPEMDKNFLTGLLDKYGQNAKVDYAGKIHSDEELKTVVEEELASLSGKPNADRSKFSGWKNGPQLEATGYFRTEKVNGKWAIVDPEGYLYFSTGIDIIRLSNSSTITGYDYDQALIPKRSADEVIAEDDQPLNRVNEEAWATRELISETRANMFNWLPGYDDELGNHYGYRRETQSGPLKHGETFSFYSANLERRYGETYPESYLDTWQKVTVDRMLDWGFTSLGNWAADPFYEQQRIPFVAFADIIGEFSTLSSGFDFWHPVPDPYDPRFYERAVVAAKSVNQQIQGSPWCMGIFFDNEQSFGRLESDELHYGIVINTLSRDASDTPAKGAFTKVLKDKYRTIDALNKAWNKKVDSWEAFEKGMDSALTTDAQREDYATLLFEYGNQYFGTINKAMKSVMPNHLYLGSRLPSWGMPPEIVKAAGKNVDIISYNLYEEGLVPSKWDFLAEIDKPSLIGEFSFGSDDQGHFHPGIVISADQKDRGRMFKNYMHSFIDNPWFVGVHMFQYMDSPITGRAYDGENYANGFVSVADVPYAELVKAAKEVHEGLYERRFGDVKSEKE
- a CDS encoding mandelate racemase/muconate lactonizing enzyme family protein; protein product: MLMEVQEQAAELLSSSTIAATKVEYYQIPLAEVLSDARHGDHTHFEVLVFRVRCQDGLEGVGYTYTGGRGGLAIYSLLQDDIQPLLEGRDASDILAIWEGIQSHLHYVGRGGLLSFALSAVDIALWDLRCKRLELPLWKVAGGAGNTTKCYAGGIDLNFSETKLLDNISNYLARGFNAVKIKVGKENYREDVARVEAVRKLIGDDVTFMVDANYSMTIEQAVRFGRAIDHCDITWFEEPTIPDDYLGYGRIAEAINIPLAMGENLHTVHEFTYAIAQSKLGFLQPDASNIGGITGWLKVAELAYAHNLPVCSHGMHELHVSLMASQPHAGYLEVHSFPIDEYTTRPIVLENGRAVASSEPGTGVTFDETLLRPHLVKHS